The sequence ACCAGCAATGCCCGCCAGTCCCAGTGCGCCACCAGCACCACCCCGAGCAGGGTCACCAGAAACACTTCCATGGCACGCTCGACCAGACTGCCGAACGACAACATATCGCCCATCATGATCCCGGCGGCGACCTGGCTGCTTTCCAGCCGTTCAGTGTCACCGTGCACCGCGTGTTGCGGTTCGACGTTCTGATGGCCGACCACCGGTTGCACCAGATGCTCGGCAGGTGTTTGGCTGGCGCCGGTGGATTTCACTTCGACCTGGCGCAAACCCAGCCCGGCCGCGAACACCGACAGGAAGCCGTAACCGCCGATGGCTTCGGCAACGACGTAGGCCAGGGCAATCAGCGACAGCGCCAGATAATCATTGGGGCTGAGCGTGCTGTCGTCATTGTGGATGCGCAACGAAAGGGTCACGCGGCCAATACCGCGACCCATCCAGTAACCGGTGAGCAATCCGGCAGGCACCGCCCACAATACGTTACGCAACACCCAGCCCTGCCATTCGCCGGCGCTGCCGTCGCCGTGCAGCAGCAACAGGCCAAGGATCACAAACGGGAAGGCAATCCCGTCGTTCAACCCGGCTTCGCCAGAGAGACCGAAACGCACACTGTCGACATCCCGCGCATCGTTGACCTGCACCAGCGCCGCCAGCACCGGGTCGGTCGGTGCCAGAATTGCGCCGATCAACAACGACGGTCCCCACGGCAAGCGCAAGGCAAAATGCAGCAGCAAACAAACGCCAACGATGGTCAGCACCATCACTGGCCCGGCCAGACCAAAGGCGATTCGCCAACGCTTGTCGCGCAGGGGCAAACGCAATTTCAAACCGCAGACGAACAGGGAAAACAGCACCGCGACTTCCGTCAGGTGCTCCATCCACAGCGAGGCGTTTTCCAGGGACAGTTTCAGCAGATCAAGGCCGCTGGGGCCGATGCCGATCCCCAGCAACAAACACACGGCCGACGTCGTCACCGGCATCCAGCGCAGGTACGACGAGGTCAGTGCCAGGGTCAACAGCACGGCGCCGAGCACCGCCACCCACACGATAAAACTCATGATCTGCCGCCCTCAAGTGGTGGATATGACGGCCATCGCACCGCGTTCAATGGGCCTTCAGTTTTACTGTAGGCGTTGGCGAAGGGGGCATCACAGCATCGGTTTGCCGCCGGTCACGCCATAGCGCTGGCCGGTGATGTAACTGGCTTCGTCCGAA comes from Pseudomonas sp. RU47 and encodes:
- a CDS encoding cation:proton antiporter: MSFIVWVAVLGAVLLTLALTSSYLRWMPVTTSAVCLLLGIGIGPSGLDLLKLSLENASLWMEHLTEVAVLFSLFVCGLKLRLPLRDKRWRIAFGLAGPVMVLTIVGVCLLLHFALRLPWGPSLLIGAILAPTDPVLAALVQVNDARDVDSVRFGLSGEAGLNDGIAFPFVILGLLLLHGDGSAGEWQGWVLRNVLWAVPAGLLTGYWMGRGIGRVTLSLRIHNDDSTLSPNDYLALSLIALAYVVAEAIGGYGFLSVFAAGLGLRQVEVKSTGASQTPAEHLVQPVVGHQNVEPQHAVHGDTERLESSQVAAGIMMGDMLSFGSLVERAMEVFLVTLLGVVLVAHWDWRALLVGGVLFCVIRPVCVALMPWGALMEGRQRLLIGWFGIRGIGSLFYLFYALNHGLTDSVASVCTDLTLSVVALSILLHGISTQPILARYEQHKKQKI